Proteins encoded within one genomic window of Suricata suricatta isolate VVHF042 chromosome 17, meerkat_22Aug2017_6uvM2_HiC, whole genome shotgun sequence:
- the TRARG1 gene encoding trafficking regulator of GLUT4 1 — protein sequence MATPAQPQFLPAREPGTASPTNLPEMETLLTKVEGKDDKPLKLSKSLSGALDLEQNGHGLPFKVVSEGHQEAAIPWSPSRASSRRASSVVTASSAQDQEVPKDYLILAITSCFCPVWPLNLIPLIFSIMSRSSVQQGDLDGARRLGRLARLLSITFIIMGIIIIIVAVTVNFTVQKI from the exons ATGGCCACCCCTgcacagcctcagtttctcccagcCCGGGAGCCAGGTACTGCCTCACCCACCAACCTGCCGGAGATGGAGACGCTCCTCACTAAGGTGGAAGGCAAGGATGACAAGCCACTGAAGCTGTCCAAGTCCCTCTCGGGGGCCCTGGACCTGGAGCAGAATGGCCATGGCCTGCCCTTCAAGGTGGTATCCGAGGGGCACCAGGAAGCCGCAATCCCCTGGTCGCCCTCTCGGGCCAGCTCTAGGCGGGCATCCTCTGTTGTCACCGCCTCCTCTGCCCAGGACCAAGAAGTCCCCAAAGATTACCTCATCCTTGCCATCACCTCCTGCTTCTGCCCCGTCTGGCCCCTCAACCTCATTCCCCTCATCTTTTCTATCATG TCCCGAAGTAGTGTGCAACAGGGGGACCTAGACGGGGCCCGGAGGCTGGGCCGCCTGGCCCGGCTGCTCAGCATCACCTTCATCATCATGgggatcatcatcatcattgtggCCGTGACCGTCAATTTCACAG TTCAGAAGATATAG